In the genome of Gloeotrichia echinulata CP02, one region contains:
- a CDS encoding RNA-binding protein hfq yields the protein MLTTEFDTSLPSIRQVQNLIKKTAVVEFKLLTGDLLTGRVIWQDPTCISIMDENSQQITVWKQAIAYIKPKN from the coding sequence ATGCTGACAACAGAATTTGATACCTCACTGCCTAGCATACGGCAAGTGCAAAACCTAATCAAAAAAACAGCGGTAGTAGAGTTCAAATTGCTGACTGGCGATCTACTGACGGGTAGGGTGATTTGGCAAGACCCTACCTGTATATCTATTATGGATGAAAACAGTCAGCAGATAACTGTTTGGAAACAAGCGATCGCCTACATCAAGCCCAAGAATTAG
- a CDS encoding transposase, which produces MITLKFKLYEHKRNRHLKRMINAAGVIYNHCIALHKRYYRMWGKHLNCAKLQSHIAKLRNRHQFWQSIGSQAVQDICQRIEKAYQLFFKYNKKGVRPPNFKKVKKYKSFTLKQAGYKLLSGNRIKIANRVYQFWKSREVEGKIKTLTIKRTALGELFMVIVVDNELEPEIKSTTGKIAGFDFGLKTFLTCSDGTLIDSPQFLKQSLNAIRKASKNHSQKVKRSNNRERARKNLVRQHENVCNRRRDWFWKLAHELTDKFDVLCFETLNLKGMQRLWGRKISDVAFGEFLQILSWVTKKKNKQLVYIDQWYPSSKTCSHCGHILENLDLSIRQWRCPSCQSINGRDENAARNIQMVGASTIGLGDVRLAMPAIAV; this is translated from the coding sequence ATGATTACACTAAAGTTTAAGCTGTACGAACACAAAAGGAATAGACACCTGAAACGGATGATCAACGCCGCAGGTGTGATCTATAACCATTGTATTGCTCTACATAAACGGTACTATCGCATGTGGGGCAAACACTTAAACTGTGCAAAACTCCAGTCTCATATTGCCAAATTAAGAAACCGTCATCAATTTTGGCAATCAATAGGTTCTCAAGCAGTGCAAGATATCTGTCAACGCATAGAGAAAGCCTACCAATTATTTTTTAAATATAATAAGAAAGGAGTCAGACCACCGAATTTTAAAAAGGTTAAAAAATACAAATCATTCACGCTTAAACAAGCAGGTTATAAACTTTTAAGTGGGAATAGAATTAAAATTGCCAATCGAGTTTATCAATTTTGGAAATCTAGAGAGGTAGAGGGCAAAATCAAAACATTAACCATCAAACGCACTGCACTAGGTGAGTTATTTATGGTGATTGTAGTTGATAATGAGTTAGAACCAGAAATTAAATCAACGACTGGTAAAATAGCGGGGTTTGATTTCGGATTGAAGACATTTCTAACTTGCTCTGATGGAACTTTAATTGATTCTCCACAATTTCTCAAGCAATCTCTGAATGCTATTAGGAAAGCTAGTAAAAACCATTCCCAAAAGGTAAAACGGTCAAATAATCGTGAAAGAGCTAGAAAGAATTTAGTTCGTCAACATGAAAATGTTTGTAACCGCAGACGTGATTGGTTCTGGAAATTAGCTCATGAATTGACAGACAAGTTTGATGTTTTATGTTTTGAAACCCTAAACCTCAAAGGTATGCAACGTCTTTGGGGTAGAAAAATATCAGATGTAGCTTTTGGAGAATTTCTCCAAATATTGTCATGGGTAACTAAAAAGAAAAACAAACAACTTGTTTATATAGATCAATGGTATCCATCTAGTAAAACGTGTTCTCATTGTGGGCATATTTTAGAAAATCTAGATTTATCCATAAGACAGTGGCGTTGTCCGTCTTGTCAATCAATTAATGGACGTGATGAAAACGCCGCGAGAAATATTCAAATGGTTGGGGCATCAACCATTGGGTTAGGTGATGTTAGACTGGCCATGCCAGCAATTGCTGTTTGA
- the dapF gene encoding diaminopimelate epimerase, producing MAIDFTKYHGLGNDFILIDNRSSSLPVITPEQAVQLCDRHFGIGADGVIFALPGENGTDYTMRIFNSDGSEPEMCGNGIRCLAGFLADLEGISRNKDSYRIHTLAGVITPQLMPDGQVKVDMGLPRLLAGEIPTTLAASDAKVINQPLEVAGQSWDVTCVSMGNPHCITFVEDVAAIPLESIGPQFENHPVFPQRINTEFIQVVSRDYVKMRVWERGAGITLACGTGACASLVAGVLTGKCDRLATVELPGGPLEIEWSEIDQRVYMTGPAQRVFQGKI from the coding sequence ATGGCAATCGATTTTACTAAGTATCACGGTCTGGGGAATGACTTTATTCTCATTGATAATCGCTCGTCATCATTACCAGTAATCACTCCAGAGCAAGCAGTGCAGTTGTGCGATCGCCATTTTGGTATCGGCGCTGATGGTGTAATTTTTGCTTTACCTGGAGAAAATGGTACTGATTACACCATGCGGATTTTTAATTCTGATGGTTCAGAACCAGAAATGTGTGGTAACGGTATTCGCTGTTTAGCCGGATTTTTGGCTGACTTAGAAGGAATATCTCGGAATAAAGATAGCTATCGCATTCATACTCTGGCTGGTGTCATTACACCTCAACTCATGCCCGATGGTCAAGTCAAGGTGGATATGGGTTTACCTCGGTTACTCGCTGGCGAAATTCCTACCACCCTGGCTGCATCTGACGCTAAAGTGATTAATCAGCCTCTAGAAGTAGCGGGTCAATCTTGGGATGTCACCTGTGTGAGTATGGGTAATCCCCACTGTATTACTTTTGTGGAGGATGTAGCCGCCATTCCCCTAGAATCAATTGGACCACAGTTTGAAAATCACCCTGTTTTTCCCCAAAGAATCAATACAGAATTTATTCAAGTGGTTAGCCGCGACTACGTAAAAATGCGCGTATGGGAGCGTGGCGCGGGTATCACCTTAGCTTGTGGTACTGGTGCTTGTGCTTCCTTGGTGGCTGGTGTATTAACAGGAAAATGCGATCGCCTGGCCACTGTAGAACTACCAGGTGGACCCTTGGAAATTGAATGGTCCGAAATTGACCAACGGGTTTACATGACAGGTCCAGCCCAGAGGGTTTTCCAGGGTAAAATTTAA